The nucleotide window AAACGCCCTACGGTTCGCGGTTCAGCCATGAACCCATCTGACCACCCGCACGGTGGTGGTGAAGGACGGGCACCGGTCGGACGCGATGCACCCGTATCTCCTTGGGGTCAACCGTCCGTTGGCTATAAAACGAGAAAAAGAAATAAACCTTCAAACAAATATATTGTTCAAGGCCGGAACAAAAAGAAAAGAAGATAATCGCGATCGGTTTAGCGCCAACACCCTAAGTCATCGAATTGGGGAGGCGCTATTCACACGTCGCGCCTGTACAAGAAAGGAGGCTTTTAAATGGGACGCAGTTTGAAAAAAGGACCATTTGTAGATAATCATCTAATGAAAAAGGTCGAAGCTATGGATGAGAATAACAAACGTGTGATTAAAACATGGTCACGTCGCTCCACGATATTCCCTAATTTTGTTGGACATACCATTGCTGTCCATGACGGACGCAAGCATGTGCCTGTTTTCATCCAGGAAGACATGGTCGGTCATAAACTTGGCGAATTTGCCCCAACACGAACGTATCGGGGACACGACAAGGACGACAAAAGAACGAGACGACGTTAACAAGAGAGGAGGTAGACTACAATGGAGGCTAAAGCAGTTGCGAAGCAAGTTCGTGTCGCTCCTCGAAAAGCACGGATGGTCGTTGATCTCGTGCGCGGCAAAGACGTCGGAGAAGCCATTTCCATACTACGGCATACAACGAGAGGCGTGTCGCCAACTGTGGAGAAGGTATTAAAATCCGCGATTGCCAATGCGGAGCACAACTATGAAATGGAACCGGAAGATTTAGTGATCAGCAAAGCTTACGTGGATGAAGGTGTCACCTTGAAACGTTTTCGCCCGCGGGCAATGGGACGTGCATCCAGGATCAATAAACGAACAAGTCACATCACAATCATTGTTTCAGAAAAGGAGGAAGGATAAAGCGTGGGTCAAAAAGTTAATCCCATAGGTTTTCGGATTGGCGTAATCCGTGACTGGGAATCAAAATGGTACGCAGAAAAAGAATACGCGACGTTGTTGCACGAAGACGTAAAAATTCGCGAGTATATTGAAACGCGTCTCAAAGATGCTTCCATATCGACAATTGAAATTGAACGGGCAGCAAATCGGGTGAATATTAATATTCACACAGCTAAGCCCGGCATGGTGATCGGTAAAGGCGGTTCCGAAGTTGAGGCATTACGAAAAAACTTAAATGCTCTCACCGGTAAACGTGTGCACATCAACATTTCTGAAATTAAGCAAGCAGATTTGGATGCGAAGCTCGTCGCTGAAAACATCGCTCGCCAGTTGGAAAATCGCGTATCTTTTCGCCGTGCAATGAAACAATCGATCCAGCGTACAATGCGTGCCGGAGCAAAAGGGATTCGCACAGAAGCAAACGGACGTCTCGGTGGTGCGGACATGGCACGTTCCGAGAGCTATAATGAAGGAACTGTACCATTGCATACGTTGCGAGCGGACATTGATTTTGGCACAGCAGAAGCAGACACCACATACGGGAAGATTGGTGTAAAAATATGGATATACCGTGGAGAGGTTCTTCCCACGAAAGGTGACCGTACAGACGAAGGAGGCGACTAAACATGTTAATGCCTAAACGCGTGAAATACCGTCGTCAAATGCGTGGCCGTATGAGAGGTCGTGCTAAAGGCGGCACGGAAATCACATTTGGTGAGTATGGCCTGCAGGCCCTGGAAGCATCCTGGGTTTCAAACCGACAGATTGAAGCCGCTCGTATCGCAATGACTCGTTACATGAAACGTGGCGGTAAAGTTTGGATCAAAATTTTCCCCGATAAACCTTATACTGCAAAACCGTTGGAAGTCCGCATGGGCTCCGGGAAAGGTGCGCCGGAAGGTTGGGTAGCCGTTGTCAAACCCGGCAGAATTATGTTTGAAATTGCAGGTGTCAATGAAGAAGTGGCACGAGAAGCATTGCGTCTTGCATCCCACAAGCTTCCGATCAAATGCAAATTTGTGAAACGTGAAGAAATGGGTGGTGAGGCAAATGAAGGCTAAAGAAATTCGGGAAATGACCACGACGGAAATCGAGCAAGAAACGAAATCATTAAAAGAAGAACTGTTCAACCTTCGCTTTCAACTGGCAACCGGTCAGTTGGATAACCCCGCCCGCATCCGCAATGTTCGTAAAGCAATCGCCCGTGCCAATACCGTTTTGAGGGAAAGAGAACTTGGCATAAACCGAGGGTAAAAAGGAGGTAATCGACAGATGAGTGAACGTAATGATCGAAAAGTACGGATCGGTCGCGTTGTTTCCGATAAGATGGATAAAACGATCACCGTTGTCGTTGAAACGTATAAACGAGATAAGCTATACGGCAAACGCGTCCGTTCTTCAAAGAAATTTAAAGTACATGACGAAAAGAATGAAGCGAAAGTAGGCGACACCGTTAGAATAATGGAGACACGTCCGTTGTCCAAAGATAAATACTTCCGCCTCGTTGAAATCGTCGAAGAATCAGTGATTATTTAAGACATCTTTGATTGAAGGGAGGCCGTGAAAATGATCCAGCAAGAGTCGAGGCTAAAAGTTGCCGATAACTCAGGTGCACGGGAAGTGCAATGCATTAAAGTGCTCGGGGGTACTGGGCGAAAAACCGCAAACATCGGCGACATGATTGTCTGTTCCGTCAAAAATGCAACGCCAGGAGGCGTTGTCAAGAAAAACGAAGTTGTGCGCGCGGTCATCGTTCGTTCCCGCAGTGGTGTAAGACGGACGGACGGCTCGTATATCCGATTCGATGAAAACGCAGCGGTCGTGATCCGTGATGACAAGAGCCCAAGAGGCACGCGAATATTTGGACCGGTTGCGCGTGAATTGCGCGATAGCCAGTACATGAAAATTATATCGTTAGCACCGGAAGTGCTTTAATACTTGGCAAGAACCATTGATGAGGGAGGTGCGAACCAATGGCGCAACAACCGAAATTGCATGTGAAAACAGGCGATAAAGTTAAAGTGATTACCGGGAAAGACAAAGGGATGGAAGGTGAGATCATCGGAGCTTATCCCAGCCGTGAACGTGTCCTTGTTCAAGGTGTCAATACGGTGACCAAACACATGAAACCTTCACAGGATAACCCGCAAGGGGGCATCGAAGATATGGAAGCGCCTATCCATGTATCAAACGTGATGCTCATTGATCCGAAAAGCGGTGAACCTACCCGGGTCGGTTATAAAACCGAAGACGGCAAAAAGGTACGCATTGCAAAAAAAACCGGAGAGGTTATTGATTAGTAACGCTTGCTGAAAGGAGGCCCGAAAATAATGAACGCTTTAAAAGAACGTTATAAAGACGAAATTATGCCCCGCTTACACGACCAATTCAATTATCCATCGATCATGGCAGTTCCGAAGATCGAAAAAATTGTGATCAACATGGGCGTGGGCGAAGCTGTATCCAATCCGAAGACCTTGGATAATGCCATGGAAGAACTCGCTTTAATCACAGGGCAAAAACCGATCGTAACAAGAGCGAAACGGTCGATTGCGGGATTTAAACTGCGAGAGGGGAACCCGATCGGTACGAAAGTGACCCTTCGCGGAACACGCATGTATGACTTTCTGGAAAAGTTGATTCACGTATCTTTGCCTCGTGTTCGCGACTTTCGCGGGATTTCAGGAAAAGCATTCGACGGCCGCGGAAATTACACGCTCGGTGTAAGGGAACAGTTGATTTTTCCGGAAATTGAATATGACAAGATTGACAAAGTCCGCGGAATGGACATTGTGATTGTAACGAGCGCCGAAACGGATGAGGAAGCGAAAGAATTGCTTACTCAAGTGGGCATGCCTTTTCAACGATAAATATCAAAACGAAGGAGGGAATGCATTTTGGCTCGAAAAGCGATGGTCGAAAAGCAAAAAAAACCTCAAAAATATAAGGTTCGCGAATACACCCGTTGTGAACGATGTGGACGGCCGAACGCTGTATATCAAAAGTTTAAGCTTTGCCGGATTTGTTTCCGTGATCTTGCGTATAAAGGACAGATCCCCGGTGTGAAAAAAGCAAGCTGGTAAAACCTGAAAGATGGAAGGAGGTTTATCGATATGGTTATGACAGATCCGATTGCCGACATGCTTACGAGAATTCGCAACGCTAATACCGTTCGTCATGATAAGCTGGAATTGCCGGCATCAAACTTAAAAAAAGAGATTGCGCAAATCCTTAAACGTGAAGGGTATGTACGCGATGTTGAATTCGTGGACGATAAAAAGCAAGGGGTTATCCGTATTTTTCTTAAATATGGGCAAGGAAATGAACGAGTTATCTCCGGACTAAAAAAGATCAGCAAACCGGGATTGCGCGTATATGCCGGTTCCGATGAAGTTCCCCGCGTGTTGAACGGATTGGGCATCGCGGTTATTTCGACTTCATCAGGAATTGTTACAGACAAAGAAGCCCGCAAACAAAACATTGGTGGAGAAGTACTCGCCTACGTATGGTAAGCGTGTGCGAATGGAGGTGTAATATAAATGTCACGTATCGGTGTGCTACCATTAGAAGTACCGGATAGTGTAACGCTTACGGTCGACGACGGACATGTAACGGTGAAAGGGCCAAAGGGGGAATTGTCCCGTCAGTTTAATTCTGGCATCGTGATCACTCATGAAGAAGGGGTCGTTACGACTAAACGTCCATCTGATCATAAAGACCACCGTTCCATGCACGGAACGACAAGAAGCCTCATTGCAAACATGGTGAAAGGTGTTACGGACGGTTTCGAAAAAAGCCTTGACCTTGTCGGTGTTGGTTACCGTGCATCAAAATCGGGCAACAAGCTCGTACTAAACGTTGGCTATTCACATCCGGTTGAAATGGAAGAACCGGAAGGCATTGAATTTGAAGTGCCATCTAATACAAGAGTGCTTGTTAAAGGAATCGATAAACAATTGGTTGGAGCCGTCGCTTCGGATATTCGTTCCGTTCGCAAGCCGGAACCCTATAAAGGAAAAGGGATTCGCTATACGGATGAAACGGTGCGAAGCAAAGTTGGAAAAACAGGCAAATAAAACCAATGCCAAATGCTGCCTGAAGCAGGCAGGAAAGGAGGAAAGTTTTCATGGTGGCAAAAACTAATAAGCAGACGGCGCGCAAACAGCGTCATAACCGAATACGAAAAAAGTTAAGCGGAACTTCGGAACGCCCGCGCTTAAATGTTTTTCGTTCTTCAAGTCATATCTATGCCCAACTTATCGATGATATAAAGGGTGAAACGTTGGCAGCCGCGTCTACGTTGGATCCTGAATTCAAACAGGAAAATGGCGGAAACGTGAATGCTGCTAAAGATGTGGGGGCGCTTGTTGCAAAGCGCGCGCGTGAAAAGGGATATGAAGATGTCATTTTTGACCGTGGAGGCTATATCTATCATGGACGTGTAGCGGCACTGGCTGATGCTGCTCGTGCGGAAGGCCTGAAATTTTAAAGCATGAAGGAGGGACAATATATGGCCATTGATCCGAACAAACTTGACTTGGAAGAACAAGTCGTTGCTATTAACCGTGTTTCAAAAGTAGTAAAAGGCGGTCGCAGCTTTCGCTTTGCAGCGATTGTCGTTGTTGGTGACCGCAACGGGCATGTAGGTTTTGGCATCGGGAAAGCCAATGAGGTACCCGAGGCTATTCGAAAAGCTGTGGAAAGCGGAAAGAAAGCTCTCATTAAAGTTCCTCGTGTAGGTACGACGATCCCTCACGAATTGGTAGGGCGTTACGGAGCCGGCAAAGTGTTGCTGAAACCCGCGGCTGAAGGTACGGGGTTATCGCCGGAGGTCCTGTGCGTGCGGTTCTTGAACATGCCGGGGTAAATGATATTCTTTCAAAATCACACGGCTCAAGCAATCCGATCAATATGGTTCGTGCCACGCTACAAGGTTTGAGCGAATTAAAAACAGCTGAAAATATTGCCAGACTACGCGGCAAAAGCGTCGAAGAATTGCAAGGATAGGAGGGAGTACAAGTGGAAAATAAACTGGAAATCACCCTCATCCGCAGTCTGATTGGCAGACCGGAAGACCAGCGTGTAACGGTACGGACACTGGGACTGCGCAAAGTAAACCACTCGGTGATCCAAAAGGACGATCCTGCCATTCGCGGAATGGTTAACAAAGTATCCCACCTTGTAAATGTAAAAGAAATCAGCGGTTAAGGGAACGCTTCAAGACAGGAGGTGTGAAAACATGAAGTTGCACGATCTAAGACCAAAAGAAGGTGCTCGCAAAAAAGGGATCCGTCCCGGACGAGGGTATGGGTCAAAGCGCAGCAACACCGCCGGCCGAGGAGAACACGGTCAAAAATCTCGTTCAGGGGGGAATGTACGGCCGGGTTTCGAAGGCGGGCAAAACCCGATCTACAAACGGTTGCCTAAACGCGGATTTACAAATCCAACTCGGAAGGCGTATACCGTTGTTAATATTGAAACCCTCAATCGTTTTGAAGATGGAACGGAAGTTACGCCGAAGTTGCTCATCGAGACCGGCACCGTCAAAAAAGAAAATGATGGCATTAAAATCCTTGGGAATGGTCAATTGGAGACAAAACTGACAGTGAAAGCCAATAAATTTTCTGCCTCTGCAGTTAAGGCAATTGAAGCAGCCGGCGGTCGAACCGAGGTGGTTTAATGTTTAAGGGCTTAGCCAATATATTTCGTGCAGCAGATCTGCGTCGAAAAATATTCTTCACCCTGGCAATGCTCATCGTCTACCGTATTGGGACATTCATCCCAATCCCCGGATCCGATAGCGACGTTTTGGATTTCCAGGGGGAAGCATCAGCTTTCGGTTTTCTTGACACGTTTGGGGGGGAGCACTCGGCAACTTCTCCATTTTTGCGATGGGTGTCTTCCCTTATATTACTGCTTCCATTGTCGTTCAGCTCTTGCGGATGGATGTTGTCCCGAAGTTTACGGAATGGTCAAAGCAAGGGGAAGCAGGAAGAAGAAAACTGGCACAGTTCACTCGTTATTTCACCGTCTTATTGGCGTTTATTCAGGGATTGGCAATGTCCATCGGTTTTAATGCCCAATTTCCGGGACTTATTCCGGACCCGGGAGTTGCCACTTACCTACTTATCGCGCTCATCATGACCGCAGGGACCACCTTTCTCATGTGGTTAGGGGAGCAAATCACTGCAAAAGGGGTAGGGAACGGGATTTCCATTATGATTTTTGCCGGTATTGCTGCCGGTATTCCAAATGGGCTAAATCAAATTTACGCTACGCAAATCGAAGGTGCGGGCGAGCAACTGTTTATGGGCATTGTTACCATCCTATTATTGGCACTTGCGGTACTCTTGATTATTGTCGGTGTCGTCTTTGTACAGCAAGCGATTCGTAAAGTGTCAATCCAATATGCAAAAAGGGTGGTTGGCCGCCAGTCAACAGCAGGTGCGCAATCCACGCATCTTCCACTGAAGGTGAACTCTGCAGGGGTTATCCCGGTCATTTTCGCGATGGCGTTATTTATCTTTCCGCCGACAGTTGCAAGCTTTTTGGGAGAAGACAACGCGATTGCCCAATGGGTAATCAATAATTTTGATTACACGCAACCGGTTGGGGCAATTGTGTACATCGGATTAATCATTGCTTTTACGTATTTCTATACGTTTGTGCAGGTTAATCCGGAAACGATGGCAGAGAACCTGAAAAAGCAAGGTGGTTATGTTCCCGGTATTCGTCCCGGTAAAACAACGGAACAGTATATTCGCCATATCCTGTATCGACTTACGCTTGTCGGCTCTCTATTTTTGGCCACGGTTGCGATTTTGCCGGTGTTCTTTACGACTCAACTCGGATTGCCTGAAGCGATTCAAATCGGGGGCACGGGCTTGCTCATTGTTGTCGGTGTTGCACTGGACACGATGAAACAGATCGAAGGACAATTGCTGAAACGTAGCTACAAAGGGTTCATAAAATAAGGAGTAGCGAGTAAGACTAACGCGGGATATAAGGAGAGGTATCATGGATTTAATTTTAATGGGACTTCCGGGTGTCGGGAAAGGAACACAAGCGGGTACGATCAGTGAAGAGTACCGGATTCCCCATATATCAACAGGGGATATGTTCCGGGCGGCAATCAAAAACGAAACCGAACTCGGCATAAAAGCAAAGCGCTACCTTGACGAGGGGGAACTTGTGCCTGATGAGGTGACAATTGGAATCGTTCGGGAACGATTGGGTGAAGATGATTGCGCAAAAGGATTTTTGCTTGACGGATTTCCGCGCACAATCCCTCAAGCGGAGGCGCTACAGGACATTCTTACTGATCTTAACCGTTCGCTCGATTTTGTCATTAACATTGAAGTCCCTAAGGAAACGTTGATCAAACGTTTGGCAGGTCGTCGTGTCTCCCCTTCTTCCGGTGAAACGTACCACGTGGATTACAATCCGCCAAAAGTGGAAGGGATCTGTGATGTGGACGGCAGCAAGCTCATCCAACGTGATGATGACAAACCGGAAATGGTCAAAAAACGCCTGGAAGTGAACATTGAACAAACGCAACCGCTGATTGATTTTTATAGCCAAAAAGGTTATCTCCGCAATATCGATGGGAACCAAGAGATTGATGAGGTGCACGGGGATATTGCTCAATTATTGGAAGGTTTGCAGCATGCATGATTATTCGTAAAACCGATCGGGAATTAAAAATTATGCGGTACGCCGGAAAAATAGTGGCGTTGACCCATGAAGAACTTCAACGTCATATTAAGCCGGGGATTACAACCGCTGAACTTGACCAAATCGCAGATCATTTTATACAATCGTATGATGCCGTTCCTTCATTTAAAGGTTATCATGGATTTACCGGGAGTATTTGTACTTCCGTAAATGATGAACTTGTTCACGGTGTACCGGGAAACAGAGTGTTAAAAAACGGCGATATCATTTCCATTGATATTGGAGCGAAGATTCACGGATACCATGGTGATTCTGCGTGGACGTATCCTGTTGGTGTAATAACAGCCGAAACGGAGCAACTCTTGGAAGTGACCCGGAATGCTTTATACAAGGGGCTTGCGGAAGCAAAACCGAAAGAAAGACTCTCTAATGTCTCTCATGCGATACAGACATTCGTGGAGAAACATGGGTTCTCGGTTGTCAGGGAGTATGTAGGTCATGGTGTTGGTCAAGACTTGCATGAAGACCCGCAAATCCCTCATTTCGGCCCCCCTGGAAAAGGAGTCCGTTTGAAACCGGGGATGGTGCTTGCCGTTGAACCGATGATAAATATGGGCGAACGTTATGTCCATACTTTGGATGACAATTGGACAGTGGTCACAACGGATGGGAAAAACTGCGCACATTTTGAACACACGATTGCAATTACGGATGCAGGATATGAAATTTTGACACAAACTTGATACCGACGTGTGACTAATGCCAAATTGCGCCACGTGATGATGCAATTTCGTAGAGGCTACCTGATATTAGGAAGGGAGGAGAGTAAATCCATGGCCAAAGATGATGCGATTGAAGTGGAAGGCACTGTTATCGAGCCTTTGCCAAACGCCATGTTCAGAGTGGAACTGGAGAATGGTCATCGAATACTCGCGCATGTTTCCGGCAAGATCCGCATGCACTTTATCCGTATTTTACCCGGCGATAAGGTTACTGTGGAACTTTCCCCATATGACCTTTCCCGTGGTCGAATTACGTATCGATACAAATAACAATCGCAGGAGAACACTGCAACAGTTCCTTCTGGGAAAGTTATCGATCACGAAGGAGGGAAAGAAAAATGAAGGTCAGAGCTTCCGTAAAACCGATGTGTGAACGATGTAAAATCGTTCGCCGCGAAGGTACAGTAATGGTGATATGTTCAAACCCGAAGCATAAACAAAAACAAGGTTAACCATAAAGGAGGTGTATGTTCATGGCACGAATTTCAGGAGTTGACGTTCCTCGTGACAAACGGATCGTTATTTCACTCACGTACGTTTACGGGGTTGGAAAAAGCCGTGCGCAAAGTATTCTTCAGGAAGCGGACGTACCGATGGATACTCGGGTTCGCGATCTTACGGATGAAGAACTGGGGCGCATCCGAACCGCTGTCGGAAACTACACGGTAGAAGGGGATCTTCGCAGGGAAAAGTCTCTTAACATTAAACGTTTAATCGAAATTGGTTCCTATCGTGGTATCCGTCATCGTCGCGGCCTTCCTGCCCGTGGACAAAGTACGAAAAATAATTCCAGAACCGCGAAAGGTCCTCGGAAGACGATCGCGAATAAGAAGAAGTAAGGAGGTTTAAAAAATGGCTAAACCGAAAACAACATCCCGCAAAAAGCGTCAACGTAAGCATGTGGATTCAGGAGTTGCCCATATTCGTTCCACATTTAACAATACCATCGTGACGATTACGGATACGCAAGGAAATGCATTGGCATGGGCAAGTGCTGGCAACCTTGGCTTTAAAGGATCACGTAAATCCACCCCTTTCGCTGCTCAAATGGCAGCTGAAACAGCTGCTAAGGGAGCGATGGATCATGGTATGAAAAATGTGGAAGTTGCCGTAAAAGGACCGGGTGCCGGCCGTGAAGCAGCTATTCGTTCACTGCAAGCAACCGGGCTTGAAGTGAATGTTATCCGTGATGTTACACCTGTTCCCCATAACGGTTGCCGCCCTCCAAAACGTCGCAGAGTATAACACGTCATAGACCATTATAAGGTTTGAAAACATTGCGTTCTGTCAATAATGGTTAGACAAAGTGGGCATCAAAATAGCGGACTTTATGTACGGTGAATGGTGAAGTGTGTAATACGGATGCTGACGTTTTAAAGGAGGGTATCATTTAAAAGATGATCGAAATCGAAAAGCCGAGCATTGAAACGATTGAAGTCAGTGAGGACGGCAAATATGGGAAGTTTGTAGTTGAACCGCTTGAACGTGGCTATGGAACAACCTTAGGAAACTCCTTACGTCGAATTCTGTTATCCTCCCTACCGGGATCAGCGATTACGAATATTCAAATCGATCAAGTCCTTCACGAGTTCTCAACAGTGGAGGGCGTCGTGGAAGACGTTACCACCATTGTGCTGAATTTGAAAAACTTGGCTCTCAACATCCATTCCGATGATGAGAAAGTGCTTGAAATTGAGGCAAGCGGCGAAGGTGCAGTAACTGCACAAGATATCAATCACGATAGTGATGTTGATATTTTGAATCCTGAGCTTCACATCGCTACGCTTAATCAAGGTGCGAAATTTCATATGAAAATGACCGCCAAACGCGGCCGTGGCTATGTTCCTGCCGATGGAAACAATCACGAGGACTTAGCCATCGGTGTCCTTCCGATCGATTCGATTTTCACACCGGTTGACCGAGTGAATTTCCAAGTCGAAAATACGCGCGTCGGGCAGAT belongs to Salicibibacter cibi and includes:
- the rpsS gene encoding 30S ribosomal protein S19 encodes the protein MGRSLKKGPFVDNHLMKKVEAMDENNKRVIKTWSRRSTIFPNFVGHTIAVHDGRKHVPVFIQEDMVGHKLGEFAPTRTYRGHDKDDKRTRRR
- the rplV gene encoding 50S ribosomal protein L22, encoding MEAKAVAKQVRVAPRKARMVVDLVRGKDVGEAISILRHTTRGVSPTVEKVLKSAIANAEHNYEMEPEDLVISKAYVDEGVTLKRFRPRAMGRASRINKRTSHITIIVSEKEEG
- the rpsC gene encoding 30S ribosomal protein S3, translated to MGQKVNPIGFRIGVIRDWESKWYAEKEYATLLHEDVKIREYIETRLKDASISTIEIERAANRVNINIHTAKPGMVIGKGGSEVEALRKNLNALTGKRVHINISEIKQADLDAKLVAENIARQLENRVSFRRAMKQSIQRTMRAGAKGIRTEANGRLGGADMARSESYNEGTVPLHTLRADIDFGTAEADTTYGKIGVKIWIYRGEVLPTKGDRTDEGGD
- the rplP gene encoding 50S ribosomal protein L16; the encoded protein is MLMPKRVKYRRQMRGRMRGRAKGGTEITFGEYGLQALEASWVSNRQIEAARIAMTRYMKRGGKVWIKIFPDKPYTAKPLEVRMGSGKGAPEGWVAVVKPGRIMFEIAGVNEEVAREALRLASHKLPIKCKFVKREEMGGEANEG
- the rpmC gene encoding 50S ribosomal protein L29 translates to MKAKEIREMTTTEIEQETKSLKEELFNLRFQLATGQLDNPARIRNVRKAIARANTVLRERELGINRG
- the rpsQ gene encoding 30S ribosomal protein S17; translated protein: MSERNDRKVRIGRVVSDKMDKTITVVVETYKRDKLYGKRVRSSKKFKVHDEKNEAKVGDTVRIMETRPLSKDKYFRLVEIVEESVII
- the rplN gene encoding 50S ribosomal protein L14 translates to MIQQESRLKVADNSGAREVQCIKVLGGTGRKTANIGDMIVCSVKNATPGGVVKKNEVVRAVIVRSRSGVRRTDGSYIRFDENAAVVIRDDKSPRGTRIFGPVARELRDSQYMKIISLAPEVL
- the rplX gene encoding 50S ribosomal protein L24: MHVKTGDKVKVITGKDKGMEGEIIGAYPSRERVLVQGVNTVTKHMKPSQDNPQGGIEDMEAPIHVSNVMLIDPKSGEPTRVGYKTEDGKKVRIAKKTGEVID
- the rplE gene encoding 50S ribosomal protein L5 yields the protein MNALKERYKDEIMPRLHDQFNYPSIMAVPKIEKIVINMGVGEAVSNPKTLDNAMEELALITGQKPIVTRAKRSIAGFKLREGNPIGTKVTLRGTRMYDFLEKLIHVSLPRVRDFRGISGKAFDGRGNYTLGVREQLIFPEIEYDKIDKVRGMDIVIVTSAETDEEAKELLTQVGMPFQR
- a CDS encoding type Z 30S ribosomal protein S14 — protein: MARKAMVEKQKKPQKYKVREYTRCERCGRPNAVYQKFKLCRICFRDLAYKGQIPGVKKASW
- the rpsH gene encoding 30S ribosomal protein S8 → MVMTDPIADMLTRIRNANTVRHDKLELPASNLKKEIAQILKREGYVRDVEFVDDKKQGVIRIFLKYGQGNERVISGLKKISKPGLRVYAGSDEVPRVLNGLGIAVISTSSGIVTDKEARKQNIGGEVLAYVW
- the rplF gene encoding 50S ribosomal protein L6; its protein translation is MSRIGVLPLEVPDSVTLTVDDGHVTVKGPKGELSRQFNSGIVITHEEGVVTTKRPSDHKDHRSMHGTTRSLIANMVKGVTDGFEKSLDLVGVGYRASKSGNKLVLNVGYSHPVEMEEPEGIEFEVPSNTRVLVKGIDKQLVGAVASDIRSVRKPEPYKGKGIRYTDETVRSKVGKTGK
- the rplR gene encoding 50S ribosomal protein L18, which produces MVAKTNKQTARKQRHNRIRKKLSGTSERPRLNVFRSSSHIYAQLIDDIKGETLAAASTLDPEFKQENGGNVNAAKDVGALVAKRAREKGYEDVIFDRGGYIYHGRVAALADAARAEGLKF
- the rpmD gene encoding 50S ribosomal protein L30; translation: MENKLEITLIRSLIGRPEDQRVTVRTLGLRKVNHSVIQKDDPAIRGMVNKVSHLVNVKEISG
- the rplO gene encoding 50S ribosomal protein L15; this encodes MKLHDLRPKEGARKKGIRPGRGYGSKRSNTAGRGEHGQKSRSGGNVRPGFEGGQNPIYKRLPKRGFTNPTRKAYTVVNIETLNRFEDGTEVTPKLLIETGTVKKENDGIKILGNGQLETKLTVKANKFSASAVKAIEAAGGRTEVV
- a CDS encoding adenylate kinase, with protein sequence MDLILMGLPGVGKGTQAGTISEEYRIPHISTGDMFRAAIKNETELGIKAKRYLDEGELVPDEVTIGIVRERLGEDDCAKGFLLDGFPRTIPQAEALQDILTDLNRSLDFVINIEVPKETLIKRLAGRRVSPSSGETYHVDYNPPKVEGICDVDGSKLIQRDDDKPEMVKKRLEVNIEQTQPLIDFYSQKGYLRNIDGNQEIDEVHGDIAQLLEGLQHA
- the map gene encoding type I methionyl aminopeptidase; the encoded protein is MIIRKTDRELKIMRYAGKIVALTHEELQRHIKPGITTAELDQIADHFIQSYDAVPSFKGYHGFTGSICTSVNDELVHGVPGNRVLKNGDIISIDIGAKIHGYHGDSAWTYPVGVITAETEQLLEVTRNALYKGLAEAKPKERLSNVSHAIQTFVEKHGFSVVREYVGHGVGQDLHEDPQIPHFGPPGKGVRLKPGMVLAVEPMINMGERYVHTLDDNWTVVTTDGKNCAHFEHTIAITDAGYEILTQT
- the infA gene encoding translation initiation factor IF-1 — encoded protein: MAKDDAIEVEGTVIEPLPNAMFRVELENGHRILAHVSGKIRMHFIRILPGDKVTVELSPYDLSRGRITYRYK
- the rpmJ gene encoding 50S ribosomal protein L36 gives rise to the protein MKVRASVKPMCERCKIVRREGTVMVICSNPKHKQKQG
- the rpsM gene encoding 30S ribosomal protein S13; its protein translation is MARISGVDVPRDKRIVISLTYVYGVGKSRAQSILQEADVPMDTRVRDLTDEELGRIRTAVGNYTVEGDLRREKSLNIKRLIEIGSYRGIRHRRGLPARGQSTKNNSRTAKGPRKTIANKKK
- the rpsK gene encoding 30S ribosomal protein S11, which encodes MAKPKTTSRKKRQRKHVDSGVAHIRSTFNNTIVTITDTQGNALAWASAGNLGFKGSRKSTPFAAQMAAETAAKGAMDHGMKNVEVAVKGPGAGREAAIRSLQATGLEVNVIRDVTPVPHNGCRPPKRRRV
- a CDS encoding DNA-directed RNA polymerase subunit alpha; the protein is MIEIEKPSIETIEVSEDGKYGKFVVEPLERGYGTTLGNSLRRILLSSLPGSAITNIQIDQVLHEFSTVEGVVEDVTTIVLNLKNLALNIHSDDEKVLEIEASGEGAVTAQDINHDSDVDILNPELHIATLNQGAKFHMKMTAKRGRGYVPADGNNHEDLAIGVLPIDSIFTPVDRVNFQVENTRVGQITNYDKLTLDVWTDGSIRPEEAVSLGAKIMNEHLSIFIGLTDQAQNAEIMVEKEEDQKEKVLEMTIEELDLSVRSYNCLKRAGINTVQELTQKSEEDMMKVRNLGRKSLEEVQEKLGDLGLGLRDEE